A region from the Benincasa hispida cultivar B227 chromosome 12, ASM972705v1, whole genome shotgun sequence genome encodes:
- the LOC120092791 gene encoding WAT1-related protein At5g07050-like has translation MMVNACLLRVFFNRFKPHIFIIFTQFGYTFLYFFTDASFKHGMNPHVHITYRQIIAIIVLFPFAYFLERKSRPRITVALFLEIFVLSLLGVSLSLNTYFASLRYTSPTFISSMLNTIPGLTFIIAVILRMEVVDLKHPKGIAKVMGTLVSLGGVMIMTFYKGPIIRNIWHPFIHIQHRATNFHEDWLKGSLLTVSSCLSWAISYVMQAFTLKRYPAQLSLTMWMNLIGAAQAGVYTVLTQHKPGVWSVGFNIDLWAIIYAGIVCSGLIIYIQLWCTEEKGPVFVTMYNPLCTILVALLAYFVFGQKLYLGSIVGGGIVIIGLYLLLWGKQDEQKLQNKS, from the exons ATGATGGTGAATGCTTGTTTGTTACGAGTATTTTTTAATAGGTTTAAGCCACACATCTTCATAATCTTTACTCAGTTCGGGTAcacatttttgtatttttttacgGATGCCTCCTTCAAGCATGGCATGAATCCTCATGTTCACATCACTTATCGACAAATCATTGCTATCATCGTCTTGTTTCCCTTTGCTTATTTTCTCGAAAG gaaatcaagacCAAGGATCACAGTGGCACTATTCTTGGAGATTTTTGTTCTCTCTCTTTTAGG GGTGAGTTTGAGTCTCAACACGTACTTTGCAAGCTTGAGATACACATCTCCCACCTTTATATCATCAATGCTCAACACTATTCCTGGCTTGACGTTCATAATTGCGGTTATACTCAG AATGGAGGTTGTTGATCTTAAACATCCAAAAGGAATAGCAAAAGTTATGGGGACATTGGTTTCATTAGGTGGTGTGATGATAATGACTTTCTATAAAGGACCTATAATTAGAAATATATGGCATCCTTTCATCCATATCCAACACAGAGCTACTAATTTCCATGAGGATTGGCTTAAGGGTTCACTTCTTACTGTTTCAAGCTGCCTTTCTTGGGCCATTTCCTATGTTATGCAG GCATTTACGTTAAAACGATACCCAGCACAGCTATCGCTAACGATGTGGATGAACCTGATTGGAGCAGCACAAGCGGGTGTGTACACAGTGTTGACACAACACAAGCCAGGAGTTTGGAGTGTTGGATTCAACATTGATCTCTGGGCCATTATCTATGCT GGAATTGTGTGCTCAggtttgataatatatatacaattgTGGTGCACAGAAGAGAAAGGGCCAGTTTTTGTGACAATGTACAATCCGCTTTGTACAATTTTGGTTGCGCTTTTAGCTTACTTTGTTTTTGGACAAAAGCTTTACTTGGGCAG CATTGTTGGTGGAGGCATCGTCATCATAGGGCTGTATTTGCTTTTATGGGGCAAACAAGATGAACAGAAGCTTCAAAATAAGTCATAA